CGCCCTGTTCGGTCAGCGCAATCTGCTTCTTACCACCTTCCTCTTCGCGGATGGTAATTAGCGACTGCTCCTGAAGAAAATCCAGCGTCGGGTAGATGACGCCCGGGCTTGGGGTGTAATTTCCCTGGGTCAGATTTTCAATCGCTTTAATCAATTCGTAACCGTGGCTGTCATCGCGCGAGAGAATATCCAGAATCACTAGACGCAATTCGCCGTGACCAAAGAAACGTTGCCGACGACCGCCGCCGCGACCGTGGCGACCACCACAGCATTGACCGTGTTCATGCTGGTGACCGTGTCCACAGTGTTCATGTTCTGATTTCTCACCTTTGCAGCAGCCTTCATGGCGTGGCTGGCCTTCATGTTTACAACACCCTTCGTGATGATGGCTCATATCAGCCTCCTTTTGCTTAATTAGATATATCTAATTTATATCTGATGTAAGCATTAGTGCAAGTGTAAAAATGATTTTTAAACGTGGACTCATCTCACACGTAGGCCGGATAAGGCGTTCACGCCGCATCCGGCGTTGAGTAATGATGCCTGAGAAGAGGCGGTTCGTCTTATCAGACTATAGACATATCAGTTCTACA
The nucleotide sequence above comes from Escherichia coli. Encoded proteins:
- the nfeR gene encoding DNA-binding transcriptional regulator NfeR, whose protein sequence is MSHHHEGCCKHEGQPRHEGCCKGEKSEHEHCGHGHQHEHGQCCGGRHGRGGGRRQRFFGHGELRLVILDILSRDDSHGYELIKAIENLTQGNYTPSPGVIYPTLDFLQEQSLITIREEEGGKKQIALTEQGAQWLEENREQVEMIEERIKARCVGAALRQNPQMKRALDNFKAVLDLRVNQSDITDAQIKKIIAVIDRAAFDITQLD